A DNA window from Vigna angularis cultivar LongXiaoDou No.4 chromosome 1, ASM1680809v1, whole genome shotgun sequence contains the following coding sequences:
- the LOC108320138 gene encoding vacuolar iron transporter 1, translating into MAVTLEAEKQGLLNLHTEKHFTAGKVVRDIIIGVSDGLTVPFALAAGLSGTNATSAIVLTAGIAEVVAGAISMGLGGYLAAKSEADHYDREVKREQEEIIAVPETEAEEVGEILAEYGIEAHEYAPVVNALRKNPQAWLDFMMKFELGLEKPDPMRALHSAMTIAAAYIVGGLVPLAPYMFIPRASEALLFSVVVTLAALLIFGYAKGYFTGNKPFRSAFETALIGAIASAAAFGMAKAFNP; encoded by the exons ATGGCTGTCACCTTGGAAGCTGAGAAACAGGGCCTTCTCAATCTCCACACTGAGAAGCACTTCACCGCCGGCAAAGTCGTCCGCGACATCATCATTGGCGTTTCCGACGGCCTCACTGTTCCATTCGCTCTCGCCGCCGGCCTCTCCGGCACCAATGCCACCTCCGCCATCGTTCTCACTGCCGGCATAGCCGAAGTCGTCGCCGGCGCCATCTCCATGGGTCTCGGCGG TTATTTGGCAGCGAAAAGTGAAGCGGATCACTACGACAGAGAAGTGAAAAGGGAGCAAGAAGAAATAATAGCCGTGCCAGAAACTG AAGCAGAAGAGGTAGGAGAAATACTAGCTGAGTATGGAATAGAGGCACACGAATATGCACCTGTGGTCAATGCTCTCAGAAAGAACCCTCAAGCATGGCTTGATTTCATGATGAA GTTTGAGCTGGGATTAGAGAAGCCAGATCCAATGAGAGCATTGCACAGTGCAATGACAATTGCCGCTGCTTACATAGTTGGTGGTCTTGTTCCTCTTGCTCCTTACATGTTCATTCCAAGGGCTTCAGAGGCCCTTCTGTTCTCAGTCGTAGTTACCTTAGCTGCACTGCTGATTTTTGGATATGCCAAGGGTTACTTCACTGGTAATAAACCATTCAGGAGTGCTTTTGAAACAGCTCTCATCGGTGCCATCGCCTCTGCAGCAGCTTTTGGTATGGCAAAGGCTTTCAATCCATAg
- the LOC108320101 gene encoding LOW QUALITY PROTEIN: disease resistance protein RPV1 (The sequence of the model RefSeq protein was modified relative to this genomic sequence to represent the inferred CDS: deleted 1 base in 1 codon; substituted 2 bases at 2 genomic stop codons): MLYIRLTSVWPEQTTPTDILRELNGKLXWDSFGQGSRIIMTSRDRQVLKNAGADDIYELKELNFHDSLKLFNLHAFKQNSSKEITYMDLSVKVLRYAKGVPLVLQILGSLLYGRQREAWESQLQNLEKCQDHDIFNVLKLSYDGLXEEEKNIFLDIACFYRGHEEIVVAETLDDCDFSSKIGMDVLKDKCLISILDGRIVMHDLIQEMGQEIVRKECPQHPGKRSRLFKADEIHEILRNNKVCFIVIQLKESHGFIFLSKLSCLLLDGCYGLKSVTIPSNILTRSPGLILLSHCHGLEMFQTCETQSWPFPLLSSIWEGPRRKGSNYGGSFTRLDPSEIFSITFDRYEEEEKEVTNNDIFLQCDEVLTKLREGVPLNFQSLKKFCFLDVSHCSSLTTFPCDLSETKFLKQLCLRDCSKLENFPEIEDTVEGLAVLILDGTAIQALPSSLWRLVGLQQLSLRGCKKLEIIPSSIGSLIRLCKLDITYCESLQTFPSTIFKLKLRILDLCGCLRLRTFPEITEQAQTFSHINLKETAIKELPSSFGNLVNLRSLQLNKCTDLESLPNSIVNLKRLCKLDCSGCAKLTEIPTHIGSLSSLMELSLSESGIVNLPESIAHLSSLKSLDLSDCKNLECIPQIPPFLKQLVALDCPSIRQVMSNRNLSDSKEGVFKFHFTNAQQLDSGARANIEEDARLRMTHDAYRYVSFCFPGTAVPHWFPFRSEGSSVTINEDLSFCSDDRLIGFALCVVFGLLDTNDINGGRCSFSYCLKFESDDYGTQIIKHNDLLQNYFQWNGKYRVVNQYHTFMWKFNFKYLRTIGMSLRLRDARSFTFEISPLDYRSYDFGNSPFDFISMVTELKSVVTMKECGLCPLYRSGSKVGESSRERNKGR, encoded by the exons ATGCTTTATATTCGATTGACTAGTGTCTGGCCAGAACAAACAACTCCCACAGATATTTTGAGAGAACTGAATGGAAAGCTGTAGTGG GATAGCTTTGGGCAAGGCAGTAGAATCATTATGACCAGTAGAGATAGACAAGTGCTTAAGAATGCTGGAGCTGATGATATCTACGAACTTAAAGAGTTGAATTTTCATGAttctttaaaactttttaacttaCATGCTTTTAAACAAAATTCTTCGAAAGAAATTACTTACATGGACTTGTCAGTAAAGGTGTTGAGATATGCAAAAGGGGTTCCGTTAGTTCTCCAAATTTTGGGTTCATTGTTATATGGCAGACAAAGAGAAGCATGGGAAAGTCAGTTGCAAAACTTGGAGAAGTGCCAAGATCATGATATTTTcaatgtattaaaattaagttatgatGGGCTCTGAGAGGAGGAGAAGAATATATTTCTTGACATTGCTTGCTTTTACAGAGGACACGAGGAGATTGTAGTAGCAGAAACACTAGACGATTGTGATTTCTCTTCTAAGATTGGAATGGATGTTCTCAAAGATAAATGTCTCATATCTATCTTGGATGGTAGAATTGTGATGCACGATCTAATACAAGAAATGGGTCAAGAAATTGTTCGTAAAGAGTGTCCTCAACATCCTGGAAAACGCAGCCGATTGTTCAAGGCTGACGAAATTCATGAGATTTTAAGAAATAACAAGGTATGTTTTATTGTTATTCAATTGAAAGAGTCACATGGATTTAT ATTTCTCAGCAAGCTCAGTTGTTTATTGTTAGATGGTTGTTATGGTCTGAAGAGTGTAACAATTCCCAGCAATATTCTAACCAGATCACCTGGATTGATTCTACTTTCCCATTGTCACGGGCTTGAAATGTTTCAAACCTGTGAAACTCAATCATGGCCTTTTCCATTATTATCATCAATCTGGGAAGGACCCCGCCGTAAAGGGAGTAATTATGGTGGATCTTTCACAAGACTCGATCCCAGTGAAATCTTCTCAATTACCTTTGATAGATAcgaggaggaagaaaaagaagtgactaATAATGATATATTCTTACAATGTGATGAAGTACTGACGAAACTAAGAGAAGGTGTACCCTTAAACTTTCAAAGTCTGAAGAAATTCTGTTTCTTAGATGTGTCTCACTGTTCTTCCCTTACAACCTTTCCATGTGACCTTTCTGAGACGAAATTCCTGAAGCAACTTTGTCTCCGTGATTGCTCAAAATTGGAAAATTTCCCCGAAATTGAGGACACGGTGGAAGGTCTAGCGGTTCTCATCTTAGACGGCACAGCCATACAGGCACTACCTTCATCCTTGTGGCGTTTGGTAGGGCTTCAACAACTGAGTTTGCGAGGTTGCAAGAAACTTGAGATTATTCCATCTTCCATTGGAAGCCTCATCAGACTATGCAAGTTAGACATTACCTACTGTGAATCACTTCAAACTTTTCCAAgcaccattttcaaattgaagTTGAGGATACTTGATTTGTGTGGATGTTTAAGGTTGAGGACCTTCCCAGAGATCACGGAGCAGGCACAAACTTTTTCTCACATTAACTTAAAAGAAACGGCTATCAAAGAACTGCCTTCCTCATTTGGCAATTTGGTTAATCTTCGATCCCTGCAGCTCAACAAATGCACTGATCTCGAATCACTCCCAAACTCCATTGTTAATCTAAAGCGTCTCTGTAAACTTGATTGTTCGGGTTGTGCCAAATTAACAGAAATCCCAACACACATTGGTAGCCTGTCGTCATTAATGGAACTGTCACTGAGTGAGAGCGGAATCGTGAACCTTCCTGAAAGCATTGCTCATCTTTCAAGCTTGAAATCACTTGATTTAAGTGACTGCAAAAATCTTGAATGCATCCCACAGATTCCACCGTTTCTAAAACAACTGGTGGCATTGGATTGCCCATCCATTAGACAAGTGATGTCAAATCGAAACCTCTCAGATTCAAAGGAGGGTGTCTTCAAATTTCATTTCACCAATGCCCAACAACTGGATTCAGGTGCTCGTGCTAACATTGAGGAGGATGCAAGGCTCAGGATGACCCATGATGCATATAGGTATGTGTCCTTCTGTTTTCCAGGGACTGCAGTTCCTCATTGGTTCCCTTTTCGCAGCGAAGGAAGCTCAGTAACTATAAATGAAGATTTAAGTTTCTGCAGCGATGACAGGCTCATTGGTTTCGCTTTGTGTGTGGTTTTTGGATTGTTAGATACCAATGATATTAATGGTGGACGTTGTTCTTTTAGTTACTGCCTAAAATTTGAATCTGATGACTATGGCACACAGATTATTAAACATAATGATCTGTTACAGAACTATTTCCAATGGAATGGCAAATATAGAGTTGTAAATCAATATCACACATTCATGTGGAAATTTAACTTTAAGTACCTAAGGACTATCGGGATGAGCCTTAGGCTCCGTGATGCTCGCAGCTTCACTTTTGAGATTAGTCCATTGGATTATCGCAGCTACGATTTTGGGAATTCTCCATTTGATTTCATATCAATGGTGACAGAGTTAAAATCAGTTGTGACAATGAAAGAATGCGGCCTATGCCCTCTTTATAGAAGCGGAAGCAAAGTTGGAGAGTCTTCAAGGGAAAGAAACAAAGGAAGATAA
- the LOC108320112 gene encoding putative pentatricopeptide repeat-containing protein At3g23330: protein MSSTQSATRRILRNPNTVVSAFHAKQLHAQIVKARATSKSHSLAWVCIIKCYTAYGLLRHSLTTFNLMRASGVSPDRHVFPSLLKASTLLKHFPLAQSLHASAIRLGFHFDLYTANALMNVYSKFHPHLSANHVLDQFPQTHHYRNNYNNSNNDNNNFTVKIDSVRKVFDRMPVRDVVSWNTVIAGNAQNGMYEEALDLVREMGRQNLRPDSFTLSSVLPIFAEHVDVIKGKEIHGYAVRHGFDKDVFIGSSLIDMYAKCNHVELSVRAFYLLSNRDAISWNSIIAGCVQNGRFDQGLGFFRLMLKEKEKPMQVSFSSVVPACAHLTALNLGKQLHGYIIRLGFDGNKFIASSLVDMYAKCGNIKMARYIFDRIRERDMVSWTAIIMGCAMHGHALDAVSLFEMMLLDGVKPCYVSFIGVLTACNHSGLVDEGWKYFNSMQSDFGIAPGLEHYAAVADLLGRAGRLEEAYDFISNMAVEPTGSVWSALLAACRAHKNIELAEKVVDKILLVDPENMGAYVMMSNIYSAAQRWRDAAKLRVHVRKKGLKKTPGCSWIEVGNKVHTFLAGDESHPYYDKINEALNILLEQMEKEGYVLDTKEVLHDVDEEHKRDLLRTHSERLAIAFGIISTTAGTTIRVIKNIRVCVDCHTAIKFMAKIVGREIIVRDNSRFHHFRNGSCSCGDYW from the coding sequence ATGAGTTCCACCCAAAGTGCGACAAGAAGAATCCTCCGCAACCCGAACACGGTGGTTTCCGCCTTCCACGCGAAACAGCTCCACGCGCAAATCGTGAAAGCCAGAGCAACTTCGAAGTCTCACTCCCTCGCCTGGGTCTGCATTATAAAATGTTACACCGCTTACGGCCTCCTCCGCCACTCCCTCACCACCTTCAACCTCATGCGCGCTTCCGGCGTCTCCCCCGACCGTCACGTGTTCCCTTCGCTCCTCAAAGCGTCCACGCTTCTCAAACACTTTCCTCTAGCTCAGTCGCTCCACGCCTCCGCCATTCGCCTCGGCTTCCACTTCGATTTGTACACCGCCAACGCGTTGATGAACGTCTACTCCAAATTCCACCCTCACCTTTCCGCCAACCACGTGCTCGACCAATTTCCCCAAACGCACCACTAccgtaataattataataacagtaacaatgataataataattttactgtgAAAATAGACTCTGTTAGAAAGGTGTTTGACAGAATGCCTGTTAGGGATGTTGTTTCGTGGAACACTGTTATTGCCGGGAATGCACAGAATGGTATGTATGAAGAGGCGTTGGACTTGGTTAGGGAAATGGGTAGGCAAAACTTGAGGCCTGATTCCTTTACTTTGTCTAGCGTTCTTCCTATTTTTGCGGAGCATGTTGATGTTATCAAAGGAAAGGAAATTCATGGCTATGCCGTTAGACACGGGTTTGACAAGGATGTTTTCATTGGAAGTAGCTTGATTGATATGTATGCGAAGTGTAATCATGTGGAGCTCTCCGTTCGTGCCTTTTACCTCTTGTCTAATCGAGACGCCATTTCGTGGAATTCCATCATTGCTGGCTGTGTGCAGAATGGGAGATTTGATCAGGGGCTCGGGTTCTTTCGTCTAATGctgaaggagaaggagaagccAATGCAGGTTTCATTCTCGAGTGTTGTACCGGCCTGTGCTCACTTGACAGCCTTGAACTTGGGGAAGCAACTTCATGGATATATAATTAGACTTGGGTTTGATGGTAACAAGTTTATAGCTAGCTCTTTGGTGGACATGTATGCCAAATGTGGTAATATTAAGATGGCTAGGTATATTTTTGACAGAATACGTGAGCGTGACATGGTTTCTTGGACCGCCATCATTATGGGATGTGCGATGCACGGGCATGCCCTTGATGCAGTTTCCTTGTTTGAGATGATGCTACTTGATGGAGTGAAGCCCTGTTACGTGTCATTTATTGGTGTTTTAACTGCCTGTAATCATTCTGGGTTGGTGGATGAAGGATGGAAGTATTTTAACAGTATGCAATCGGATTTTGGTATTGCTCCTGGCCTGGAGCACTATGCTGCTGTTGCGGACCTTCTTGGTAGAGCTGGAAGGTTGGAGGAAGCCTATGACTTTATTTCTAACATGGCTGTGGAACCAACAGGAAGTGTGTGGTCAGCATTGTTAGCTGCTTGTAGGGCTCATAAGAATATTGAATTGGCTGAAAAGGTTGTTGACAAAATCCTTTTGGTTGACCCTGAGAACATGGGGGCGTATGTTATGATGTCCAACATCTATTCAGCCGCCCAAAGATGGAGAGATGCTGCGAAATTGAGAGTCCACGTGAGGAAAAAGGGCTTGAAGAAGACTCCAGGATGCAGCTGGATTGAGGTTGGGAACAAAGTACACACTTTTCTGGCTGGAGACGAATCACATCCATATTATGACAAAATAAACGAGGCATTGAATATTTTGTTAGAACAAATGGAGAAAGAAGGTTACGTCCTTGACACAAAGGAGGTGCTACATGATGTTGATGAGGAGCATAAACGCGACCTGTTGCGCACCCACAGTGAAAGACTTGCGATAGCATTTGGCATCATTAGCACTACTGCTGGTACAACCATCCGTGTAATAAAGAACATCCGGGTGTGCGTGGATTGCCACACCGCAATTAAATTTATGGCAAAGATTGTTGGCAGGGAAATCATTGTAAGAGATAATAGCCGATTTCACCATTTTAGAAATGGATCTTGTTCGTGTGGAGACTACTGGTGA
- the LOC108320109 gene encoding vacuolar iron transporter 1 yields the protein MAAAEHGISVEPERKSLLSQHTEKHFTAGEIVRDIIIGVSDGLTVPFALAAGLSGANATSSIVLTAGIAEVAAGAISMGLGGYLAAKSETDNYQRELKREQEEIITMPETEAAEVAEILAQYGIEAHEYAPVVNALRKNPQAWLDFMMRFELGLEKPDPKRALYSAMTIAIAYILGGVVPLLPYMFIARASEAVVFSVIVTLVALLVFGYAKGYFTGNKPFRSALETALIGAIASAAAFGMAKAFNP from the exons ATGGCCGCCGCCGAACACGGAATAAGCGTCGAACCTGAGAGAAAGAGCCTTCTCAGCCAACACACCGAGAAGCACTTCACCGCCGGCGAAATAGTCCGCGACATCATCATCGGCGTTTCCGACGGCCTCACCGTCCCCTTCGCCCTCGCCGCCGGCCTCTCCGGCGCCAATGCCACCTCCTCCATCGTTCTCACCGCTGGCATAGCCGAAGTCGCCGCTGGCGCCATCTCCATGGGACTCGGCGG TTATTTGGCAGCAAAAAGTGAAACCGATAATTACCAGAGGGAATTGAAAAGAGAGCAAGAAGAAATTATCACGATGCCGGAAACTG aagcGGCAGAGGTGGCAGAAATACTAGCTCAGTATGGGATCGAGGCACACGAATATGCACCTGTGGTGAATGCTCTCAGAAAAAACCCTCAGGCATGGCTTGATTTCATGATGAG ATTTGAGCTGGGACTAGAGAAACCAGATCCAAAGAGAGCATTGTATAGTGCAATGACAATCGCCATCGCTTACATATTGGGAGGGGTTGTCCCTCTCCTTCCTTACATGTTCATTGCAAGGGCATCAGAAGCGGTTGTGTTCTCAGTTATAGTTACCTTGGTTGCATTGCTGGTTTTTGGTTATGCCAAGGGTTACTTTACGGGCAATAAACCATTCAGGAGTGCTTTGGAAACAGCTCTAATAGGTGCCATCGCCTCTGCAGCTGCTTTTGGTATGGCAAAGGCTTTCAATCCATAG
- the LOC108320137 gene encoding heat stress transcription factor A-8 yields the protein MVKSNENGSGSGAVPPFLKKCYDMVEDRNTDSVIRWSDGGDSFVISDTTQFSVTLLPTYFKHNNFSSFIRQLNIYGFRKIDTDCWEFANENFVRGQKQLLKNIRRRKHPHVADQQKALPQNDNSDEPSQEVPHHGLWKEVENLKSDKNSLTQELVKLRQHQESAENKLLLLSDRLQGMEKHQQQMLSFLVMVVQSPGFLVQLLHPKENNWRLSESWNVLDEDKQDDKPIASDGMIIKYKPPVGEKLKPVVPLPPAFEKQSEPELAADGFKDLCISSEFMKVLMDEKLSPLENHSPFLLPDLPDDGSWEQLFLGSPFLGNIEDSNKESEERTDSGMEMEPIISETPNENSRTFESMIVEMEKTRE from the exons ATGGTGAAATCGAACGAAAATGGTTCTGGTTCAGGTGCGGTGCCTCCGTTCTTGAAAAAGTGTTACGATATGGTGGAAGACCGGAACACGGACTCCGTTATCCGTTGGAGCGACGGCGGCGACAGTTTCGTCATATCTGACACCACGCAATTCTCCGTCACGCTACTTCCTACCTATTTCAAACACAACAACTTCTCCAGTTTTATTAGACAACTCAATATTTAT GGTTTTAGGAAAATTGATACGGATTGCTGGGAATTTGCCAATGAAAATTTTGTTAGGGGTCAAAAGCAATTGTTGAAAAATATACGCAGAAGAAAACATCCGCACGTTGCAGACCAACAAAAAGCATTGCCGCAGAATGACAATAGTGATGAACCATCCCAAGAGGTACCCCATCATGGCCTCTGGAAAGAAGTTGAGAATCTCAAATCTGATAAAAATTCGCTGACCCAGGAGTTGGTCAAACTCAGGCAACACCAGGAATCTGCTGAGAACAAGTTGCTGCTCCTGAGCGATCGCCTTCAAGGAATGGAAAAGCATCAGCAACAGATGTTATCATTCTTAGTCATGGTCGTGCAAAGCCCTGGGTTCCTGGTTCAATTGCTTCATCCAAAGGAAAATAATTGGCGTTTGTCTGAATCATGGAATGTATTAGATGAAGATAAACAAGATGACAAGCCAATTGCTTCTGATGGGATGATAATAAAGTATAAGCCACCTGTAGGTGAAAAACTCAAGCCTGTAGTTCCCCTACCTCCTGCTTTCGAAAAACAATCAGAACCTGAGCTGGCTGCCGATGGGTTCAAAGACTTGTGCATTAGTTCCGAGTTCATGAAAGTGCTTATGGATGAAAAATTGAGTCCACTAGAAAACCATTCTCCCTTTCTCCTACCAGATTTACCTGATGACGGTTCATGGGAACAGCTTTTCCTAGGCAGTCCTTTCCTGGGAAACATTGAAGATTCTAATAAAGAAAGTGAGGAGCGCACGGATAGTGGAATGGAAATGGAACCGATAATATCAGAGACTCCAAATGAAAATTCTCGAACTTTTGAATCGATGATTGTAGAGATGGAGAAAACTCGAGAATGA